The Thermomonospora curvata DSM 43183 DNA segment ACCTACGTGACCTCCTCGGGCATCACCGCCAAGGTCATGGGAGACCTGGGCTGGCTCGGTAACCGCGAAACCCCCGCGGTGCTGTCGGTGCTGGTCTTCGAAGACCTGACGATGGCGGTCTACCTGCCCATCCTGACCACCGTGCTGGTCGGGGCCGGGCTGGCCGCCGGGGCCCAGAGCCTGGCCATCGCGGCGGTGACGGTGGCGGTGATCCTGTTCATCGCCCTGCGGTACGGGACGGCGGTGGAACGCTTCGTCGCCAGCCCCAACGACGAGGTGCTGCTGCTGAAGGTGCTGGGGCTGACCGTGCTGGTCGCCGGGCTGGCCCAGCAGCTGCAGGTGTCGGCCGCGGTCGGCGCCTTCCTGGTGGGCATCGCCCTGTCGGGGCCGCTGGCGCACACCGCCCGCGAGATCATCACCCCGCTCAAGGACCTGTTCGCGGCGGTGTTCTTCGTCTTCTTCGGCCTGCACACCGACCCGGCCACCCTGCCCCCCGTGCTGGGCGTCGCGGCACTGCTGGCCGTGCTGGGCATCGCCACCAAGCTCGGGACGGGCTGGCTGGCGGCCCGCCGCGCCGGGGTCGGCCTGAAGGGCCGGCTGCGCGCCGGCGTCTCGCTGGCTCCGCGCGGCGAGTTCAACATCGTCATCGCCGGCCTGGCCGTCTCCGGCGGGGTCGATCCGCGGCTGGGCGCGCTGGCCGCGGCCTACGTGCTGATCCTGGCCATCGCCAGCCCGCTGCTGGCCCGGTTGGCCGAGCCGCTGGCCCGCAAGATCGAAGGCCGCGGCAAGCCGCAGGCGCAGATCGACGAGGACCTCCCGCCGGAGATCCCCGTCCCGGCCCCCGCCCTCGACGATGCGGCCGGGAAGGCCGCCTCCGGCACCGAAAGCGGCGACGAGGAACCCCGGGACGAC contains these protein-coding regions:
- a CDS encoding cation:proton antiporter, whose protein sequence is MHSVAVQLIELGAIILALGLLGSIAVRFSISAIPLYLIAGLAFGSGGILPLTDSEEFVSLGAEVGVILLLFTLGLEYSADELVGTLRTSAPVGLADLVLNAAPGVIVALLMGWGPVAALALGGVTYVTSSGITAKVMGDLGWLGNRETPAVLSVLVFEDLTMAVYLPILTTVLVGAGLAAGAQSLAIAAVTVAVILFIALRYGTAVERFVASPNDEVLLLKVLGLTVLVAGLAQQLQVSAAVGAFLVGIALSGPLAHTAREIITPLKDLFAAVFFVFFGLHTDPATLPPVLGVAALLAVLGIATKLGTGWLAARRAGVGLKGRLRAGVSLAPRGEFNIVIAGLAVSGGVDPRLGALAAAYVLILAIASPLLARLAEPLARKIEGRGKPQAQIDEDLPPEIPVPAPALDDAAGKAASGTESGDEEPRDDVKEAKEVT